A single window of Leeuwenhoekiella sp. MAR_2009_132 DNA harbors:
- a CDS encoding MlaD family protein — MNISREVKTGLLAVVAIALLIFGYSFLKGNNLLQNDRTYYAIYDNVEGLSPGSTVTINGLVVGKVLSIDFADKQGMLLVTFNVKNDFQFSKSSKAQIYGGGLIGGKSLSIVPDYERGEVAKSGDTLEGTIDEGIFELVNERLTPLQKKVESVINSTDSVLTGVADVLDQDTRKNLRTAIADITETAASFKQASQGLNKLLSDNDKKLSRTFTNLDEMSANFNQMSDSLSQVNVGQLVTKMEDMIAEVESITSKIDNGEGSLGQLINDKDMYNNLERATKQMEELMQDIKLNPKRYVHFSVFGKNPGPYNEPKDSLK; from the coding sequence TTGAACATTTCTAGAGAGGTAAAAACAGGTCTGTTAGCCGTAGTGGCAATAGCTCTTTTAATTTTTGGTTATAGCTTTTTAAAAGGCAATAATCTTCTTCAAAATGACCGTACTTATTATGCGATTTACGATAACGTAGAGGGGCTTTCTCCCGGCTCTACTGTGACTATTAATGGTCTGGTAGTAGGTAAAGTATTATCTATAGATTTTGCAGACAAGCAGGGTATGCTATTAGTAACCTTTAATGTCAAAAATGATTTTCAATTCTCAAAAAGCAGTAAGGCACAAATATATGGAGGTGGTTTAATAGGTGGAAAATCTCTTTCTATTGTGCCAGATTACGAGCGCGGTGAAGTTGCTAAGTCTGGTGATACTCTAGAGGGTACTATTGATGAAGGTATTTTTGAGCTGGTAAATGAGCGTCTAACACCGCTACAGAAAAAAGTGGAGTCTGTGATAAACAGTACAGATTCTGTTTTAACCGGTGTTGCAGATGTTTTAGATCAAGATACCCGTAAAAATTTACGCACAGCTATTGCAGATATTACTGAAACAGCCGCATCGTTTAAACAAGCTTCGCAGGGATTAAATAAACTATTGTCTGATAATGATAAGAAATTAAGCCGCACATTCACGAATCTTGATGAGATGTCTGCTAATTTTAATCAGATGAGCGATAGTCTTTCTCAGGTTAACGTGGGTCAGCTAGTTACTAAAATGGAAGATATGATTGCAGAAGTAGAAAGCATCACCTCTAAGATAGATAATGGCGAAGGTAGTTTAGGGCAATTGATTAATGATAAGGATATGTATAATAACCTGGAGCGCGCTACCAAGCAGATGGAAGAGCTTATGCAAGACATAAAACTTAATCCTAAACGTTACGTACATTTTTCAGTTTTTGGTAAAAATCCGGGTCCATATAACGAACCGAAAGATTCACTTAAATAA
- a CDS encoding (Fe-S)-binding protein, with translation MQYLPNILFIIALAIGVVFFAKNVQKLIRNIKLGRDEDRSDNKPQRWRNMAKIALGQYKMVRRPVSGIIHVLVYLGFIIINIEVLEIVIDGIFGTHRIFSFMGGFYNFLIAVFEIFALLVLVGVIVFWIRRNILHIKRFLNREMKGWPKLDANLILYFEVVLMLLFLTMNAADYTLQLKGAEHYASASGILGSFPVSQFIAPLFENMSISSLILVERAAWWIHILGILVFLNYLYYSKHLHILLAFPNTYFARLKPQGQFDNLDAVTQEVKLMMDPDADPYAMPEEGAADEVPAKFGASEATDLSWVQLLNAYTCTECGRCTSECPANQTGKLLSPRRIMMATRDRLEDIGKNIDANKGTFQDDGKQLLDDYITREELWACTTCNACVEACPVGINPLSIIMDMRQYLVMEQSAAPTDLNNAMTNIENNAAPWPFNQMDRANWINEL, from the coding sequence ATGCAATACCTTCCTAATATATTGTTCATAATCGCACTAGCGATTGGAGTTGTTTTTTTTGCTAAAAACGTTCAAAAGCTAATCCGCAATATAAAATTAGGCCGCGATGAAGATCGAAGCGATAATAAGCCGCAACGTTGGCGCAATATGGCTAAGATTGCTTTAGGGCAATATAAAATGGTACGTAGACCGGTTTCTGGTATAATTCACGTACTTGTATACCTGGGTTTTATAATCATTAATATTGAAGTTCTTGAGATTGTAATTGACGGGATTTTTGGTACACACCGTATATTCAGTTTTATGGGTGGTTTTTATAACTTCCTTATTGCTGTTTTTGAAATTTTTGCACTCCTTGTTTTAGTAGGCGTTATTGTTTTCTGGATACGTCGTAACATTTTACATATAAAGCGTTTTTTAAATCGAGAAATGAAAGGTTGGCCTAAGTTAGATGCCAATCTCATTTTGTATTTTGAAGTGGTACTTATGCTGTTGTTTCTAACTATGAACGCTGCAGATTATACACTTCAGCTTAAAGGAGCAGAGCATTATGCGAGTGCTTCAGGTATTCTAGGGTCGTTTCCGGTTAGTCAGTTTATAGCTCCTTTATTTGAAAATATGAGTATCTCATCATTAATACTCGTGGAACGCGCGGCCTGGTGGATTCATATTTTAGGAATACTGGTATTTTTAAATTACTTATACTATTCTAAGCATTTGCATATATTACTGGCTTTCCCAAATACATATTTTGCAAGACTAAAACCACAGGGACAGTTTGATAATTTAGATGCGGTTACACAAGAAGTAAAATTAATGATGGATCCTGATGCAGATCCTTATGCAATGCCAGAGGAAGGTGCGGCTGATGAAGTGCCGGCAAAGTTTGGTGCTAGTGAAGCGACAGATTTAAGCTGGGTTCAATTATTAAATGCATATACCTGTACAGAATGCGGTAGATGTACCAGTGAATGTCCTGCAAATCAAACCGGAAAGTTACTGTCACCACGTCGCATTATGATGGCGACACGTGATCGTCTTGAAGATATAGGAAAAAATATAGATGCTAATAAGGGAACCTTTCAGGATGATGGGAAACAATTATTAGATGATTATATTACCCGCGAAGAATTATGGGCGTGTACTACCTGTAATGCTTGTGTAGAAGCTTGCCCGGTGGGTATAAACCCACTTTCTATTATTATGGATATGAGACAGTATCTTGTAATGGAGCAGAGCGCGGCTCCTACAGATTTGAACAATGCGATGACCAATATTGAAAATAACGCAGCACCATGGCCTTTCAATCAAATGGATCGTGCAAATTGGATCAACGAACTTTAG
- a CDS encoding phosphoheptose isomerase: MKKEEVDKMLSEKLQDGEHVSPVLPEGVKNYLIDIDGTITEDVPNEEPERMGTCEPFPDALATLNKWYDEGHIICFFTSRTEEHREVTENWLDKHGFNYHSLLMGKPRGGNYHWIDNHLVRATRYKGKFTDLVEKDVTIEVFKD, from the coding sequence ATGAAAAAAGAGGAAGTGGACAAAATGTTAAGTGAAAAGCTGCAGGATGGGGAACATGTAAGCCCGGTTCTGCCAGAAGGTGTGAAGAACTACCTCATTGATATTGATGGAACCATTACCGAAGATGTTCCTAACGAGGAGCCTGAGCGCATGGGAACTTGCGAACCTTTCCCAGATGCATTGGCAACCTTAAACAAATGGTATGACGAGGGGCATATTATATGCTTTTTTACTTCTCGTACTGAAGAACACCGTGAAGTAACTGAAAACTGGTTAGACAAGCACGGTTTTAATTACCACAGCCTTTTAATGGGTAAACCACGAGGCGGTAATTATCACTGGATAGATAATCACCTGGTACGTGCAACCCGTTACAAAGGGAAATTTACAGATCTTGTTGAAAAAGATGTAACTATAGAAGTGTTTAAAGACTAG
- a CDS encoding (Fe-S)-binding protein yields the protein MAEAIKVPTMAEFMAQGKSPEVLFWVGCAGSFDDRAKKITKAFVKLLAKAGVEFAVLGTEESCTGDPAKRAGNEFLFQMQAVTNIEVLNGYDVKKIVTACPHCFNTIANEYPGLGGNYEVLHHTQFLKSLIDEGRLTVEGGKYKGKRITFHDPCYLARANRIYEAPRDLLRKLEVELVEMKRCKTKGFCCGAGGAQMFKEPEPGTKDVNIERTEEALEIKPDVIAAGCPFCNTMMTDGVKNKEKEDSVEVLDIAEMIANADDL from the coding sequence ATGGCAGAAGCTATCAAAGTCCCTACGATGGCAGAATTTATGGCACAAGGCAAATCTCCGGAAGTTCTCTTTTGGGTAGGCTGCGCCGGAAGTTTTGACGACAGAGCAAAAAAAATAACCAAAGCATTTGTAAAATTATTAGCAAAGGCGGGAGTAGAGTTTGCTGTATTGGGTACTGAAGAAAGCTGTACCGGTGATCCTGCAAAACGAGCCGGTAACGAATTTTTATTCCAAATGCAGGCGGTAACAAATATCGAAGTTCTTAATGGCTACGATGTAAAAAAAATAGTTACTGCGTGCCCACATTGTTTTAATACAATAGCTAATGAATACCCTGGTCTTGGGGGTAATTACGAAGTCTTACACCACACTCAATTTTTAAAATCTTTAATTGACGAAGGTAGACTCACTGTTGAAGGGGGTAAGTATAAAGGTAAGCGTATTACTTTTCACGATCCTTGCTACTTAGCTCGTGCTAACCGTATTTATGAGGCTCCGCGAGATTTACTTCGTAAGTTGGAGGTAGAGCTTGTCGAGATGAAACGCTGCAAAACGAAAGGTTTCTGTTGTGGTGCAGGAGGAGCTCAAATGTTTAAAGAACCTGAGCCGGGTACAAAAGATGTTAATATAGAGCGTACAGAAGAAGCTTTAGAAATTAAACCAGACGTTATCGCTGCAGGATGCCCTTTTTGCAATACGATGATGACAGACGGTGTTAAGAATAAAGAAAAAGAAGATTCTGTAGAAGTTTTAGATATTGCAGAGATGATTGCAAATGCAGATGATCTATAA
- a CDS encoding glycoside hydrolase family 3 N-terminal domain-containing protein, which produces MREHLLVGVFLILAFQGFSQSKNPLLAKQLTEQQAWVDSIYNKMTLKEKIGQLFMVDVFSSDPKSKTDAIKTLIKNNHIGGVIFSKGGPMRQAKLNNEYQSLSKVPLMVAMDAEWGLAMRLDSTYAFPWNMTLGAIKDNNIVEEVAKQIGLHNKRMGVHINFAPVVDINVNPENPIIGNRSFGEDRNNVTDKSVAFIKGMQGAGVLGSAKHFPGHGDTNQDSHKTLPTIPFSRKRLDSIEMYPYKKVIDAGIASIMIAHLNVPALESKPGYPTSLSQKVVTGLLKDSLGFQGLIFTDALNMKGASNFKEPGLIDLEAFKAGNDILLMSENVPKAMAKFEEAYNAGDITETRLSRSVKKILFAKFKVGLNNYQPVNTANLIKDLNSVEDDVIYRKAMANALTVLKNDQAILPVKDLDLKKIAYVELGDDSGDPFYKSLQKYAEVTKISASSSAEYLNKLDKYNYVIIGFHRSDDNPWKSFSMTSADIAIIEAIAKSKPTVLDVFVRPYALLKLNDIRAIKGIVMSYQNSAIAQDLSAQLIFGAIGAQGKLPVSLGKNFQINTSFETGTLRRLQYGVPEEEGMNSEKLKEIDELVKEGLTNVMFPGAQVLVARNGKVIYEKAFGHHTYTKREDVKLTDVYDLASMTKILATLPLLMERYDANKFKLNDKLGSILPILKGTNKEDITIKQVLSHYGKLKPWLPFYRATYDETGHISKKYYRSSSEGDFSIKIAEDMYLRKDYPDTIVKIIADTDLLPSRVYKYSDLSYFLFKKYLEDTALTDLDTLTQRMYYKNLGANYMGYKPLNYTQKSNIVPSENDTYWRMQQIQGYVHDMGAAMTDNVGGHAGLFSNANDVAKMMQMYLQNGYYGGKRFFSKNTMSDFNTCYYCNEGVRRGVGFDKPQLGTVGGTCGCVSKASFGHSGFTGTFTWADPETQIVYVFLSNRTFPDAENRKLIQSDLRSRIQEVIQNAIIP; this is translated from the coding sequence ATGCGTGAACACTTACTCGTTGGAGTATTTCTTATACTTGCCTTTCAAGGCTTTTCACAATCAAAAAATCCATTACTGGCAAAACAATTAACTGAGCAACAAGCCTGGGTTGATAGCATTTACAATAAAATGACCTTAAAAGAAAAAATAGGTCAATTGTTTATGGTAGATGTTTTTTCTAGTGACCCAAAATCAAAAACAGACGCTATAAAAACGCTCATTAAAAATAACCACATAGGTGGTGTTATTTTTTCTAAAGGAGGTCCTATGCGTCAGGCAAAGCTTAATAACGAGTATCAGTCGTTGAGTAAAGTGCCTTTAATGGTGGCTATGGATGCAGAATGGGGTCTGGCAATGCGATTAGACTCTACCTATGCGTTTCCATGGAATATGACTTTAGGAGCTATTAAAGACAATAATATTGTAGAGGAAGTAGCTAAGCAAATAGGTTTACACAATAAACGAATGGGCGTTCACATTAACTTTGCTCCTGTTGTTGATATAAATGTAAATCCTGAAAATCCTATAATAGGAAACAGATCATTTGGAGAAGATCGTAATAATGTAACCGATAAAAGCGTGGCTTTTATTAAAGGAATGCAAGGAGCCGGCGTGCTAGGAAGTGCAAAACATTTTCCGGGTCACGGGGATACTAATCAGGATTCGCATAAGACGCTTCCTACGATTCCATTTAGCCGAAAGCGTTTAGATTCCATAGAAATGTATCCGTATAAAAAAGTTATTGATGCGGGTATCGCTAGCATTATGATTGCACATCTTAATGTTCCTGCCTTAGAAAGCAAACCGGGTTATCCTACGTCGTTATCTCAAAAGGTTGTAACCGGCTTGTTAAAAGATAGTTTAGGTTTTCAGGGATTGATATTTACTGATGCTTTAAATATGAAAGGCGCATCTAACTTTAAAGAACCGGGTCTTATAGATCTGGAAGCTTTTAAAGCGGGTAATGACATCTTGCTGATGAGTGAAAACGTGCCTAAAGCGATGGCTAAGTTTGAAGAAGCGTATAATGCAGGAGATATTACAGAAACCCGCCTGTCGCGATCTGTTAAGAAAATTTTATTCGCAAAATTTAAAGTTGGTCTCAATAATTATCAACCCGTAAATACTGCAAATCTTATTAAAGACCTAAACAGTGTAGAAGATGATGTAATTTACCGTAAGGCTATGGCAAATGCTTTAACGGTTCTCAAAAATGATCAAGCCATTCTACCGGTTAAAGATTTAGATCTTAAGAAAATAGCATATGTTGAGTTGGGCGATGACAGTGGAGATCCATTTTATAAATCGCTACAGAAATATGCCGAAGTGACAAAAATAAGTGCCTCTAGCAGTGCCGAATATTTAAACAAACTAGATAAATATAATTATGTCATTATAGGTTTTCATCGCTCTGATGATAACCCCTGGAAATCCTTTTCAATGACATCTGCAGATATTGCTATTATAGAAGCTATAGCCAAGTCAAAACCTACAGTTCTCGATGTTTTTGTAAGACCTTATGCACTTTTAAAACTGAATGATATACGCGCGATTAAAGGTATTGTAATGTCTTACCAAAATAGCGCAATTGCTCAGGATTTAAGTGCTCAGTTGATTTTTGGTGCTATAGGAGCCCAGGGCAAATTACCGGTTTCACTAGGAAAAAACTTTCAGATTAATACCAGTTTTGAAACGGGTACTTTGCGCAGATTACAATATGGGGTACCCGAAGAGGAGGGTATGAATTCAGAAAAACTCAAGGAAATTGATGAACTCGTAAAGGAAGGACTTACTAATGTAATGTTTCCGGGGGCGCAGGTTTTGGTGGCGCGCAATGGTAAGGTAATCTATGAGAAAGCATTTGGTCACCATACTTACACTAAAAGAGAGGATGTAAAACTCACCGATGTGTATGACCTGGCTTCAATGACTAAAATTCTTGCTACGTTACCTTTATTAATGGAGCGTTATGATGCTAACAAATTTAAACTTAATGACAAGTTAGGTAGTATTCTTCCTATTTTGAAAGGAACTAATAAAGAAGATATAACTATCAAACAGGTACTTTCTCACTATGGAAAGTTGAAACCCTGGCTTCCGTTTTACAGAGCCACTTATGATGAAACCGGTCACATATCAAAAAAATACTATCGCTCTTCTTCCGAGGGCGATTTTTCTATAAAGATTGCTGAAGATATGTATTTGCGAAAAGATTATCCTGACACTATAGTTAAGATTATTGCAGATACAGATTTATTACCATCTCGAGTCTACAAATACAGTGACTTATCTTATTTTCTGTTTAAAAAATATCTTGAAGATACTGCTTTAACTGATCTTGATACGCTTACCCAGCGCATGTACTACAAGAATCTTGGGGCTAATTATATGGGATATAAGCCTTTAAATTATACTCAAAAAAGTAATATAGTACCTTCTGAAAATGATACCTATTGGCGAATGCAACAAATACAGGGTTATGTGCATGATATGGGAGCGGCGATGACCGATAACGTGGGTGGTCACGCCGGTTTGTTTAGCAACGCTAATGATGTGGCTAAAATGATGCAGATGTATTTACAAAATGGATATTATGGCGGTAAACGCTTTTTTTCAAAAAATACAATGAGTGATTTTAATACCTGCTATTATTGTAATGAAGGTGTGCGCAGAGGTGTAGGCTTTGACAAGCCGCAGCTAGGAACTGTGGGCGGCACGTGTGGTTGTGTTTCTAAAGCTAGTTTTGGCCATTCAGGATTTACAGGAACTTTTACCTGGGCAGATCCTGAAACGCAAATCGTGTACGTTTTCTTATCAAACAGAACCTTCCCTGATGCAGAAAATCGAAAGTTAATACAGTCAGATCTTCGCAGTCGTATTCAAGAGGTAATTCAGAATGCTATAATTCCTTAG
- the bshA gene encoding N-acetyl-alpha-D-glucosaminyl L-malate synthase BshA, translating into MKIAIVCYPTFGGSGVVATELGIALSKRGHEVHFITYKQPVRLDLLNEKIFFHEVNVPEYPLFHFQPYELALSSKLVNIIKAYHIDVLHVHYAIPHAYAGYMAKKMLQQDGITIPMVTTLHGTDITLVGSHPFYKPAVTFSINKSDVVTSVSQSLKDDTNRLFDIKRKIQVIPNFIDINTLKDSFTDCQRGLMATEEERIITHISNMREVKCIPDVIKTFNEIQKHIPSKLIMVGEGPERGPAELLCEQLGIASKVIFLGNSNEIDKILCFSDLFLLPSKAESFGLAALEAMAHGVPVISSNAGGLAEVNTHGYSGYMSDVGDIDAMAANALSILKERETLDLFKKQARLQAQQFAIERVVPMYEEVYLKAINRIKQVASKSISK; encoded by the coding sequence ATGAAAATAGCTATAGTTTGTTATCCCACATTTGGCGGTAGTGGTGTTGTCGCTACCGAGTTGGGTATTGCATTATCTAAAAGAGGACATGAAGTTCACTTTATTACTTACAAACAGCCGGTTAGGCTTGATTTGCTTAATGAAAAGATCTTTTTTCACGAAGTAAATGTTCCCGAATATCCACTTTTTCACTTTCAGCCTTATGAGTTGGCGCTTTCTAGTAAACTTGTAAACATCATCAAGGCTTATCATATAGATGTGTTGCACGTGCATTATGCCATACCACACGCCTACGCCGGTTATATGGCAAAAAAAATGCTTCAGCAGGATGGTATAACCATACCGATGGTAACTACTTTGCACGGTACAGATATCACGTTAGTAGGAAGTCATCCGTTTTATAAACCTGCAGTTACCTTCAGCATTAATAAAAGTGATGTGGTAACTTCAGTATCTCAAAGTCTAAAAGATGATACAAACCGTTTATTTGATATCAAACGTAAGATTCAGGTAATACCTAACTTCATAGATATAAATACGCTTAAAGACTCTTTTACAGATTGTCAACGCGGATTAATGGCTACCGAAGAAGAGCGTATTATCACCCACATTAGTAATATGCGGGAGGTAAAATGTATTCCCGATGTAATTAAAACCTTTAATGAAATTCAAAAACATATTCCTTCAAAATTAATCATGGTAGGAGAGGGACCAGAGCGTGGCCCTGCCGAGTTACTCTGTGAGCAGTTAGGAATTGCTAGCAAGGTGATATTTTTAGGAAACAGTAACGAGATTGATAAGATATTGTGTTTTTCAGACTTATTTCTGTTACCATCAAAAGCAGAGAGTTTTGGTCTGGCGGCATTAGAAGCAATGGCTCATGGTGTGCCGGTTATCTCATCTAATGCAGGAGGTCTTGCAGAGGTTAATACACACGGTTACTCGGGCTATATGAGCGATGTAGGTGATATAGATGCTATGGCAGCTAATGCCTTGAGTATTTTAAAAGAGCGTGAAACTCTTGATTTATTTAAAAAACAGGCCCGTTTACAAGCTCAGCAATTTGCTATTGAGCGCGTAGTGCCTATGTATGAAGAAGTATATTTAAAAGCTATAAATAGAATTAAACAGGTTGCTTCAAAATCAATTAGTAAATAA